In Paenibacillus sp. G2S3, a single window of DNA contains:
- a CDS encoding pyridoxamine 5'-phosphate oxidase family protein has translation MGKQFTAILPAHQEFILRQHLFFVGSAPLSEEGHVNLSPKGHDCLRILSPNQVAYLDMTGSGNETSAHLLENGRVTVMFCAFEGPPNILRLYGTGAVILPGSSEWETLYPMFMPLPGARQIILIDVHKVQTSCGFSVPFMSYDGERDTLQRWSIQKGEAGLKEYRQEKNTTSIDGLPTPLGQKN, from the coding sequence ATGGGGAAACAATTCACGGCTATACTACCTGCACATCAGGAGTTTATTCTTCGTCAGCATCTTTTTTTCGTAGGATCGGCGCCTCTTTCTGAAGAAGGGCATGTTAACCTTTCACCTAAGGGTCATGATTGCTTGCGGATTTTGTCTCCTAATCAGGTGGCTTATCTCGATATGACCGGTAGTGGTAATGAGACGAGCGCACATCTGCTGGAAAATGGAAGAGTGACGGTTATGTTTTGTGCGTTTGAAGGACCGCCGAATATTCTCAGATTGTATGGAACAGGGGCGGTAATCTTGCCTGGATCATCAGAATGGGAAACGCTGTACCCTATGTTCATGCCTCTGCCTGGAGCTAGACAGATCATTTTAATTGATGTTCATAAAGTACAGACTTCCTGCGGTTTTTCGGTTCCATTCATGAGTTATGATGGTGAGCGAGATACGTTACAACGTTGGTCTATCCAAAAGGGTGAAGCCGGCCTGAAAGAATATAGACAAGAGAAGAATACTACTAGTATAGACGGTCTACCAACACCTCTTGGACAAAAAAACTGA